Proteins from a single region of Segatella copri:
- the pssA gene encoding CDP-diacylglycerol--serine O-phosphatidyltransferase yields the protein MSIKKHIPNTITCCNLVSGCIATSFAFGGNPKMALLWIIIGAVFDFFDGMSARLLHVSSPIGKELDSLADDVTFGVAPATIVFSQLFVMEYPGFLEPLRPWLPYAAFIIAAFSALRLAKFNLDERQTTSFIGVPTPANALFWGSLIVFNPSWLEGYAWSVFIILALILITSYLLVCEMPLFALKFKQWGFKGNEVKYGFAALTLIILATSVALDGLTGFLTGWWLVIVAYVIISAIIYLKKK from the coding sequence ATGAGTATCAAGAAACATATTCCAAATACGATAACCTGCTGCAACCTGGTTTCGGGCTGCATCGCAACATCGTTTGCCTTCGGCGGTAACCCAAAGATGGCATTGTTATGGATTATCATCGGAGCCGTATTCGACTTCTTTGACGGCATGAGCGCCCGCCTGCTGCACGTTTCATCGCCAATAGGCAAGGAGCTTGATTCGCTGGCAGATGACGTAACCTTCGGTGTGGCTCCTGCCACCATCGTATTCTCACAACTCTTTGTGATGGAATATCCGGGTTTTCTGGAGCCTTTGCGCCCATGGCTGCCTTACGCAGCCTTCATCATCGCAGCCTTCTCGGCATTGCGACTGGCTAAGTTTAATCTTGATGAGCGCCAGACTACCTCTTTCATCGGTGTTCCTACACCAGCCAACGCCCTGTTCTGGGGTTCGCTGATTGTGTTCAATCCAAGCTGGCTCGAAGGATATGCGTGGTCGGTATTCATCATTCTGGCTCTGATTCTCATCACCAGCTATCTGCTGGTTTGCGAGATGCCTCTTTTCGCCTTGAAGTTCAAGCAGTGGGGGTTCAAGGGCAATGAGGTGAAATATGGCTTTGCCGCGCTCACCCTCATCATCCTCGCTACTTCGGTAGCACTTGATGGTCTGACCGGTTTCCTCACCGGCTGGTGGCTTGTCATCGTGGCATACGTCATCATCTCGGCGATTATTTATCTGAAGAAGAAATAA
- the pyrH gene encoding UMP kinase, translating to MAKFKRILLKLSGESLMGKQSFGIDPERLSDYAKQIKEVHEMGVQIGIVIGGGNIFRGLSGSQKGFDRVKGDQMGMCATVINSLALSSALGALGVKNKVLTAIRMEPIGEFYTKWKAIEAMEAGYICIFSAGTGSPYFTTDTGSSLRGIEIEADVMLKGTRVDGIYTADPEKDPTATKFKDITYDEIYTKGLKVMDLTATTMCKENNLPIYVFNMDVVGNLKKVMDGEEIGTLVHN from the coding sequence ATGGCAAAGTTTAAAAGAATTCTTTTGAAATTGAGCGGCGAGAGTCTGATGGGCAAGCAGAGCTTCGGCATCGACCCAGAGCGCCTGAGTGATTATGCTAAGCAGATAAAGGAGGTCCATGAGATGGGCGTTCAGATAGGCATTGTGATTGGTGGTGGTAACATCTTCCGCGGTTTGAGTGGAAGCCAGAAGGGTTTCGACCGTGTCAAGGGCGACCAGATGGGGATGTGTGCTACCGTTATCAATTCCCTGGCATTGAGCAGCGCACTCGGAGCCTTGGGCGTTAAGAACAAGGTGCTTACTGCCATCCGCATGGAGCCTATCGGTGAATTCTATACCAAGTGGAAGGCGATTGAGGCGATGGAGGCAGGCTATATCTGCATCTTCTCTGCAGGTACAGGTAGTCCATACTTCACTACCGATACCGGTTCTTCTCTCCGTGGTATCGAAATCGAGGCTGACGTGATGCTCAAGGGTACCCGTGTAGACGGCATCTATACCGCCGACCCAGAGAAGGATCCTACAGCTACCAAGTTCAAGGACATTACCTATGATGAGATTTATACCAAGGGCTTGAAGGTAATGGATTTGACTGCTACCACCATGTGTAAGGAAAACAACCTTCCTATCTACGTGTTCAATATGGATGTTGTAGGTAACCTCAAGAAGGTGATGGATGGTGAAGAGATCGGTACGCTCGTACACAACTAA
- a CDS encoding biotin--[acetyl-CoA-carboxylase] ligase, translating into MEKKIIRLQEVDSTNAFLKNLDTYDEDALTIAIADYQTSGRGQGVHTWESEPGKNLLFSMMMCPKWVPLRQQFLLSEAGALAVKDALDSYTGGITLKWPNDVYWYDKKISGTLIETVIDSKGIKRCIFGIGIDVNQTEFHSDAPNPVSLAQILGHEVDREEVLQKVIESFCKYYELLRRADYMDVSGIYHLSLYRRKGYHWYEDKDGKFEGAFVEVEDDGHLILHDKKGVIRSYAFGEIKFLVNS; encoded by the coding sequence ATGGAAAAGAAGATTATACGATTACAGGAAGTGGATTCCACGAATGCCTTCCTGAAGAATTTGGATACTTACGATGAAGATGCGCTGACCATTGCCATTGCTGATTATCAGACATCGGGCAGGGGACAGGGCGTGCATACCTGGGAGAGTGAGCCGGGTAAGAACCTCCTCTTCAGTATGATGATGTGTCCTAAGTGGGTACCTTTGCGCCAGCAGTTCCTCCTTTCCGAGGCTGGTGCGCTCGCCGTGAAGGACGCTCTTGATTCCTATACGGGCGGCATTACGCTGAAATGGCCGAATGATGTGTACTGGTATGACAAGAAGATTAGTGGCACGCTGATAGAGACTGTCATCGACTCCAAGGGCATCAAGCGCTGCATCTTCGGTATCGGCATTGATGTCAATCAGACTGAGTTCCACAGCGATGCGCCCAACCCTGTATCTCTGGCTCAGATTCTGGGACATGAGGTGGATAGGGAAGAGGTGCTGCAGAAGGTGATAGAGTCTTTCTGCAAATACTACGAACTTCTGCGTCGTGCCGACTATATGGATGTGTCGGGCATCTATCATCTTTCGCTCTACCGTCGCAAGGGTTACCATTGGTATGAGGATAAGGACGGTAAGTTCGAGGGTGCTTTCGTTGAGGTGGAGGACGATGGTCATCTCATCCTTCATGACAAGAAGGGAGTGATACGCTCGTATGCATTCGGAGAAATCAAGTTCCTAGTTAATAGTTAA
- a CDS encoding YraN family protein, with product MAEHNELGKWGEDEATLYLENEGYVVIDRDWKAGKRDLDILAVSPDGKTLVVVEVKTRSGEEYQQPEEAVDARKMRNLAIAANTYVKEQKVGKELRFDIVTVVGVGHQVKRIEHLVDAFNPLLIG from the coding sequence ATGGCAGAGCATAATGAATTAGGCAAATGGGGAGAAGACGAGGCTACTCTCTATCTCGAGAATGAAGGCTATGTTGTCATCGACAGAGACTGGAAAGCCGGCAAGCGGGATCTGGATATCCTTGCCGTTTCGCCAGATGGTAAGACGCTGGTTGTGGTAGAGGTCAAGACCCGTTCGGGTGAAGAATACCAGCAGCCCGAGGAAGCCGTAGATGCCAGGAAGATGCGTAATCTGGCAATAGCCGCCAATACTTACGTCAAGGAACAGAAGGTGGGAAAAGAACTTCGCTTTGATATTGTTACCGTGGTAGGGGTAGGGCATCAGGTGAAACGCATCGAGCATCTTGTGGATGCCTTCAACCCGTTGCTGATTGGATAA
- a CDS encoding nucleoside deaminase: protein MEDIKNKDEAYMRRALMEAQAAFDEDEIPVGAIIVCKDRIISRAHNLTEMLTDVTAHAEMQAITSGANMLGGKYLKDCTLYVTVEPCVMCAGALGWAQISRVVYGASDEKRGYTKYAPDALHPKTTVTSGVLEDECRALMQDFFQRKR, encoded by the coding sequence ATGGAAGATATTAAGAATAAAGACGAAGCATACATGCGCCGTGCCCTGATGGAGGCTCAGGCGGCATTCGATGAAGACGAGATTCCGGTAGGCGCCATCATCGTTTGTAAAGACCGGATCATATCGCGTGCCCACAATCTTACGGAGATGCTGACCGATGTTACGGCTCATGCCGAAATGCAGGCCATTACTTCGGGAGCCAACATGCTGGGAGGAAAATACCTGAAAGACTGTACCCTCTACGTTACGGTAGAGCCCTGCGTGATGTGCGCCGGAGCGCTGGGATGGGCACAGATCAGCCGCGTGGTATATGGTGCCAGCGACGAGAAAAGGGGGTATACAAAATATGCGCCCGATGCACTGCATCCTAAGACGACAGTTACATCGGGCGTATTGGAAGATGAGTGCCGCGCACTCATGCAGGATTTCTTTCAGAGAAAGAGATAA
- a CDS encoding Cbp1 family collagen-binding glycoprotein adhesin, whose protein sequence is MKKLLFAACLAAFCLTSCNNGKNNTQDLANQQNDSLNSIIAQKDSEINDMMGTLNEIQDGLNQISEAEHRVTILKNSEGASKTQQLKEDVQFIATRMQQNRELLAKLQKQMANSSLQADQLKKAIANLQKQIAQKDKELQTLREELDKKDIHIAALDETINNLNTKTSRLTTESSQKTETINAQDKQLNTAWYVFGTKKELKEQHIMEDGKVMTGNFNKSYFTKVDIRNISEIKLMSKSAKLLTTHPSSSYALVRDANKQYTLRITNPQIFWSTSKYLVVLVK, encoded by the coding sequence ATGAAAAAGCTATTATTTGCGGCATGTTTAGCTGCTTTTTGCTTGACCAGTTGCAACAACGGCAAGAACAACACCCAGGATTTGGCAAATCAGCAGAATGATTCGCTGAATAGTATCATCGCTCAGAAAGATAGCGAAATTAACGATATGATGGGTACATTGAATGAAATCCAGGACGGTTTGAACCAGATTAGTGAGGCTGAACACAGAGTAACTATTCTGAAGAACAGCGAGGGTGCCAGCAAGACACAGCAGCTTAAGGAGGATGTACAGTTCATCGCTACCCGTATGCAGCAGAACCGCGAACTTCTGGCTAAACTGCAGAAGCAGATGGCTAACAGTTCTTTGCAGGCTGATCAGTTGAAGAAGGCCATCGCAAACCTGCAGAAGCAGATTGCCCAGAAGGATAAGGAACTCCAGACGCTTCGCGAGGAGTTGGATAAGAAGGATATTCATATTGCAGCGCTCGACGAGACTATCAACAATCTGAATACAAAGACCTCTCGTCTTACTACTGAAAGCAGCCAGAAGACAGAGACAATCAATGCACAGGACAAGCAGCTCAACACTGCCTGGTACGTATTCGGTACCAAGAAGGAGTTGAAGGAGCAGCATATCATGGAAGATGGTAAGGTAATGACCGGTAATTTCAACAAGAGTTATTTCACCAAGGTTGATATCCGCAACATTTCTGAAATCAAGTTGATGTCAAAGTCGGCTAAGTTGCTCACTACCCACCCATCCAGTTCTTATGCATTGGTACGTGATGCCAATAAGCAGTATACTCTCCGCATCACCAATCCACAGATTTTCTGGAGCACCAGCAAGTATCTTGTAGTGCTCGTTAAGTAA
- the rsmI gene encoding 16S rRNA (cytidine(1402)-2'-O)-methyltransferase, protein MGTLYIVPTPVGNMEDMTMRAIRILKEADLVLAEDTRTSSVLLKHFDIRNRLVAHHKFNEHGTSSAIVERLKGGETIALISDAGTPGISDPGFYLAREAAKAGITVQTLPGPTACIPAIVSSGLPCDRFCFEGFIPQKKGRQTYLESLKDEVRTMIFYESPYRVVKTLQQFAEVFGDDRQVSCCREISKLHEESVRGTLAEVIAHFEETEPRGEFVIVLAGKDPKQLKEEMKEKKREERRQKKNGARRDEDSNE, encoded by the coding sequence ATGGGCACATTATACATCGTTCCGACTCCAGTTGGTAACATGGAGGACATGACAATGCGAGCCATTCGCATACTGAAAGAAGCGGATTTGGTACTCGCTGAGGACACTCGAACATCGAGTGTTCTGCTGAAGCATTTCGATATCAGAAATCGATTAGTGGCTCACCATAAGTTTAACGAACATGGCACATCTTCTGCCATCGTAGAGCGACTGAAGGGTGGCGAAACCATTGCCTTGATCAGCGATGCCGGAACACCGGGTATCAGCGATCCTGGTTTTTACCTCGCCCGCGAGGCAGCCAAGGCAGGCATCACGGTGCAGACTTTGCCTGGACCTACGGCATGCATACCGGCCATCGTTTCATCGGGTTTGCCATGCGACCGTTTCTGCTTCGAAGGATTCATTCCGCAGAAAAAGGGCAGACAGACCTATCTTGAATCATTGAAGGATGAGGTGCGCACCATGATTTTCTATGAGTCGCCTTATCGTGTGGTGAAAACCTTGCAGCAGTTTGCCGAGGTTTTCGGGGATGATAGACAGGTGAGCTGTTGTCGTGAAATATCCAAACTCCACGAGGAGAGTGTGAGGGGTACGCTTGCCGAGGTTATCGCTCATTTTGAGGAGACAGAACCAAGGGGCGAATTTGTCATCGTATTGGCAGGAAAAGATCCTAAACAGCTCAAGGAGGAGATGAAGGAAAAGAAGCGTGAAGAGCGCCGGCAGAAGAAAAACGGGGCTCGCAGGGATGAAGACAGTAATGAATAA
- a CDS encoding thymidine kinase, with protein sequence MTENLIGEAHRPGRIEVVCGSMFSGKTEELIRRMKRAKFAKQKVEIFKPALDTRYSEEDVVSHDQNSIRSTPIESSGSILLLASDIDVVGIDEAQFLDNGLVEVCNELANRGVRVIVAGLDMDYKGVPFGPIPALCAIADEVTKVHAICVKCGSVAYVSHRLINNDKRVLLGEKDEYEPLCRECYQKAILNEKL encoded by the coding sequence ATGACAGAAAATCTAATTGGGGAGGCACACCGTCCCGGAAGAATTGAAGTGGTGTGCGGATCGATGTTCTCCGGAAAAACAGAGGAATTGATCCGAAGAATGAAGCGTGCGAAGTTCGCCAAGCAGAAGGTGGAAATCTTTAAGCCGGCGCTTGACACTCGTTACTCCGAGGAAGATGTAGTGAGCCATGATCAGAACTCTATCCGGTCTACTCCTATTGAGTCCTCTGGATCGATACTGCTATTGGCTTCTGATATCGACGTGGTGGGTATCGATGAAGCCCAGTTCCTGGACAATGGGCTCGTAGAGGTATGCAACGAACTCGCCAACCGTGGCGTGAGAGTCATCGTGGCTGGACTGGATATGGACTACAAGGGAGTTCCCTTCGGTCCGATTCCTGCGCTCTGTGCCATCGCCGACGAGGTGACCAAGGTTCATGCCATCTGCGTAAAGTGCGGATCGGTTGCCTATGTGAGCCACCGGTTGATCAATAACGACAAACGGGTGCTTCTGGGCGAGAAAGATGAATACGAGCCGCTCTGCAGAGAATGCTACCAGAAAGCGATTCTTAACGAAAAATTATAA
- a CDS encoding AI-2E family transporter — MGKEITFDKFIRWAGVTLIVLAVLYMTNYLSSVLLPFFIAWFFAYLLYPVVKFIENKLHIKIRALSILIAMGTAIAVIGGVLWLIIPPMIDQFDKLGEVLTRWLHQTTHTNNLTALIKDWLQTNQEQIEHFLKSKDFSDAIKATMPKVFSVVSQTATVLMSIVASMITLLYMFFILLDYETLTANWVRIFPKKNRPFWSVLMKDVERELNNYIRGQGLVALCMGIMFCIGFTIIGFPMAIGLGILIGIMDLVPYLHTFALIPTAFLAMLKAADTGQNFWLVFGLAFLVFCVVQIITDMVVTPKIMGKAMGLNPAILLLSLSVWGALLGFLGLIVALPLTTLIIAYWQRYVTKEKPQYHEETGENVPISDKNEENQ, encoded by the coding sequence ATGGGAAAGGAGATTACATTTGATAAATTTATAAGATGGGCGGGGGTTACCCTCATCGTACTGGCCGTGCTCTACATGACCAATTATCTGAGCAGCGTACTGCTGCCATTCTTCATTGCATGGTTTTTCGCTTACCTGCTCTATCCGGTCGTGAAGTTTATCGAAAACAAACTCCACATCAAAATACGTGCGCTGTCTATCCTCATCGCCATGGGAACGGCTATCGCTGTTATAGGAGGCGTGCTGTGGCTCATCATCCCTCCGATGATTGACCAGTTTGACAAACTCGGTGAAGTGTTGACACGATGGCTGCATCAGACGACTCATACCAACAACCTGACGGCGCTGATCAAAGACTGGCTGCAGACCAACCAGGAGCAGATAGAGCATTTTCTGAAAAGCAAGGACTTCAGCGATGCCATCAAGGCCACCATGCCTAAGGTCTTCTCGGTAGTCAGCCAGACGGCAACGGTACTGATGAGTATCGTAGCATCGATGATTACCTTATTATATATGTTCTTCATCCTGCTCGATTACGAGACGCTGACAGCCAACTGGGTGAGAATCTTCCCTAAGAAGAACCGTCCGTTCTGGAGTGTGCTGATGAAGGATGTGGAGCGCGAGCTCAACAATTATATCCGTGGTCAGGGACTGGTAGCGCTCTGTATGGGCATCATGTTCTGCATCGGTTTTACCATCATCGGTTTCCCGATGGCGATAGGTCTGGGCATTCTCATCGGCATCATGGATCTGGTTCCGTATCTCCATACCTTCGCCCTCATCCCTACGGCATTCCTTGCCATGCTGAAGGCTGCCGACACAGGTCAGAACTTCTGGCTGGTATTCGGTCTCGCTTTTTTGGTGTTCTGTGTGGTACAGATCATCACCGACATGGTAGTTACCCCGAAGATTATGGGTAAGGCGATGGGATTGAACCCAGCCATTCTCCTCTTGAGTCTCTCGGTTTGGGGTGCACTTCTGGGCTTCCTGGGATTGATTGTAGCCCTTCCGCTCACAACGCTCATCATAGCCTACTGGCAGCGGTATGTAACGAAGGAGAAGCCGCAATATCATGAAGAAACGGGCGAAAATGTCCCGATTTCGGATAAAAATGAAGAAAATCAGTAA
- a CDS encoding DNA/RNA non-specific endonuclease gives MKKKVGTFKIWLLAIAAVVAFSVLPKVSSLATEDQALVVKENKLETADAAGDESSAENKQETAGERANLEAQGLEIPVSKVKVSETIKHRLAYTVSYNHDTRQPNWVAWALTGEHASGKLPRGKFADDEEMPAPVGTLADYYNSGLDRGHMCPAGDNKWSRQAMDECFLMTNMCPQNHSLNAGVWNTIEQQCRNWAKQYGKVYIVCGPIFLNKEHRKLGKNKVVVPDAFFKVVLHTGKNPQAIGFICRNQSQKGRKKTEFVNSVDEVERITGYDFFPQLPDDVEKKVEAKAEMF, from the coding sequence ATGAAAAAGAAAGTAGGTACATTTAAGATTTGGCTGTTGGCGATAGCCGCAGTAGTGGCGTTTTCTGTCTTGCCGAAGGTTTCTTCGCTGGCAACAGAAGATCAGGCACTTGTTGTAAAGGAGAATAAGCTGGAGACTGCTGATGCTGCGGGCGATGAATCGTCTGCAGAGAATAAGCAGGAAACTGCTGGAGAGCGTGCGAATCTGGAGGCGCAGGGCCTGGAGATTCCGGTATCTAAGGTTAAGGTATCTGAGACCATCAAGCATCGGCTGGCTTATACGGTATCTTATAATCATGATACGCGACAGCCGAATTGGGTAGCCTGGGCGCTGACGGGGGAGCATGCATCTGGTAAGTTGCCGCGCGGTAAGTTTGCTGATGATGAGGAGATGCCGGCACCCGTGGGTACTTTGGCGGATTATTATAACAGTGGATTGGACAGGGGACACATGTGTCCGGCTGGTGACAACAAATGGAGTCGGCAGGCGATGGATGAATGTTTCCTGATGACCAATATGTGTCCGCAGAACCACAGTCTGAATGCGGGGGTATGGAACACGATAGAGCAACAGTGCCGCAACTGGGCGAAGCAGTATGGTAAGGTTTATATTGTCTGCGGACCGATATTTCTGAATAAGGAGCATCGCAAGTTGGGTAAGAACAAGGTGGTAGTGCCTGATGCCTTCTTCAAGGTGGTTCTTCATACGGGCAAGAATCCGCAAGCCATCGGCTTTATCTGCCGTAACCAGTCGCAGAAAGGCAGAAAGAAGACTGAATTCGTAAATTCTGTAGATGAAGTGGAGCGTATCACCGGCTATGATTTCTTCCCTCAGCTTCCGGATGATGTTGAGAAGAAGGTAGAGGCTAAGGCTGAAATGTTTTAA
- a CDS encoding DUF4840 domain-containing protein: MKKIKLFSIVAAFVAAFAFTSCNTGDDNNSYYQPLTQAEKQNCYSKTAGSRMRKLAYMSDEHVTAKDGKKEYYDTLDVVTSIHGEGKDTVMTVNNFPVKVFARYIPENADTKELKEALKKYEMPVSFKSVVYYYTVTPIIQFMLYPDAISVNLEYGGAKHKVKFYCYSSGNSRYTFGQVTKDKSKVEAYLVVYGYEVDPKDEKKPNPTAFNFNMAGTQLSNGTQIKFFEP; encoded by the coding sequence ATGAAAAAAATCAAATTATTCTCAATTGTAGCTGCCTTCGTTGCAGCTTTCGCATTCACTTCTTGTAATACAGGCGATGATAACAACAGCTATTATCAGCCGCTCACACAAGCAGAAAAGCAGAACTGCTATTCCAAGACAGCAGGTAGCCGCATGCGCAAACTCGCTTATATGAGCGATGAACATGTTACAGCAAAAGACGGAAAAAAGGAATATTACGACACATTAGATGTCGTTACATCTATCCACGGAGAAGGCAAAGATACTGTAATGACTGTTAACAACTTCCCTGTAAAGGTCTTCGCCCGTTATATTCCTGAAAATGCTGACACGAAAGAACTGAAGGAAGCATTGAAGAAATATGAGATGCCGGTTAGCTTCAAGAGTGTTGTATATTACTATACAGTGACACCAATTATCCAGTTCATGCTCTACCCAGATGCTATTTCTGTAAATTTGGAATATGGTGGTGCTAAACATAAGGTTAAGTTCTATTGCTATTCTAGCGGAAACAGCCGATATACTTTCGGACAAGTTACCAAGGATAAAAGCAAGGTTGAAGCTTATTTGGTTGTTTATGGTTACGAAGTTGATCCAAAGGATGAGAAGAAACCAAATCCTACAGCATTCAACTTTAATATGGCAGGAACCCAGTTGTCAAATGGAACACAGATTAAGTTCTTCGAGCCATAA
- a CDS encoding ATP-binding protein — MRTIINNQKKERDILLSRPYLTRHTQYDVDELLASKQIKLITGPRRTGKSTEALLMLKGRNFAYLNFDDGKLLSTWDDDLVWETLRAVYPDFEYLLLDEVQNLDGWDLWVSKLYRMGINMVITGSNAKLLSSEMATLLTGRYIQIEMLPFSLSEFFIWNHRNLSEVSEMKDSASDLSLIADYLHHGGYPETVAARSLTQNYLSTLFDSIIWKDIAKRHKVRNVEDLNNLAMYLVSNFCNPFSANELTEALGFSSVATTKKFMGFLRESYLLYYLPRYNNKLKMMKKAPQKVYVVDNGFVEAKAFSVSENLGRLLENQVFIELVRRGYHAETSLFYYRSRNDKETDFVTRQGAHVESLIQVCYDLSSERTLKREIDSIIECAGELKCSNLIIVTMNEERVIEKNGYKVKVLPIYKF, encoded by the coding sequence ATGAGAACAATTATCAATAACCAGAAAAAGGAACGGGATATTCTGCTTTCCCGTCCTTATCTTACACGTCATACCCAATATGATGTGGATGAACTGTTGGCAAGCAAGCAAATCAAGTTGATAACGGGACCTAGAAGAACCGGCAAATCGACAGAGGCTTTGCTGATGCTGAAAGGCAGGAACTTTGCTTATCTGAATTTTGATGACGGCAAACTCCTGAGTACATGGGACGATGATTTGGTTTGGGAAACGCTACGTGCCGTTTATCCCGACTTCGAGTATCTTCTGCTCGATGAGGTTCAAAATCTGGATGGTTGGGATTTGTGGGTCTCCAAGCTTTACCGCATGGGAATCAACATGGTCATTACGGGAAGCAACGCCAAATTGCTGAGTAGCGAAATGGCAACATTGCTCACAGGCAGATATATACAGATAGAGATGCTGCCTTTCAGTCTTTCAGAATTCTTTATCTGGAACCACCGGAATCTTTCGGAAGTATCAGAGATGAAAGATAGCGCATCCGACCTCTCGCTTATAGCTGACTATCTGCACCATGGTGGTTATCCTGAGACTGTAGCAGCAAGAAGCCTGACCCAAAACTATCTCTCCACACTCTTCGATTCCATCATTTGGAAAGACATTGCCAAGCGCCATAAAGTACGCAATGTGGAGGATTTGAACAACCTGGCCATGTATCTGGTTTCTAACTTCTGCAATCCTTTCAGTGCCAACGAACTGACAGAAGCGCTGGGATTTTCGAGCGTAGCAACCACCAAGAAGTTCATGGGATTTTTAAGAGAATCCTATCTCCTGTATTATCTGCCACGTTACAACAACAAGTTGAAAATGATGAAGAAAGCTCCACAGAAAGTATATGTGGTTGACAATGGTTTTGTAGAAGCCAAGGCTTTTAGTGTGAGTGAGAACTTAGGCAGGTTATTGGAGAATCAGGTTTTTATCGAGTTGGTTCGTAGGGGATATCATGCAGAAACATCGCTTTTCTATTATCGCTCCCGTAATGACAAGGAAACTGATTTTGTTACAAGACAGGGTGCTCATGTAGAAAGTCTTATACAAGTATGTTATGACCTCTCTTCCGAACGAACACTCAAGCGGGAGATAGATAGCATCATAGAATGTGCGGGAGAACTCAAATGCTCCAATCTGATTATTGTCACGATGAATGAGGAAAGGGTAATTGAGAAAAATGGATATAAGGTCAAGGTTTTGCCTATATATAAGTTTTAA